In one Rhodococcus sp. B50 genomic region, the following are encoded:
- a CDS encoding Mur ligase family protein: MGTSTGITARGRLALRAARAAAWASQKAGRGKGSMIGGLVALKIDPALMKQLGHGRQTVLVTGTNGKSTTTRMTAAALETIDSVVTQADGANMDAGIVAALATDLRAPLAAIEVDELHTPHVADALEPRAIVLLNLSRDQLDRVGEINMIERKLREGLKRHPDAVIVANCDDVLVTSAAYDNPNVVWVAAGAGWANDSVSCPRSGEPIVREGDHWYSTGSDFARPTPDWWVDDENLHGPDGLVLPLKLTLPGRANRGNAAQAVAAAVALGADPEKAVAAAAVVEEVAGRYKTVQVGPHSVHMLLAKNPAGWQEALSMIDPTVDGLVIAVNGQVPDGEDLSWLWDVRFEHFEGVQVVAAGERGTDLAVRLTYAGVEHTLVPDPLKAIASCPPGRVEVLANYTAFRDLNTAIARRAAHV, translated from the coding sequence GTGGGAACCAGTACAGGAATCACCGCACGTGGACGGCTCGCGCTACGCGCCGCCCGAGCCGCCGCGTGGGCGTCCCAGAAGGCCGGACGCGGTAAGGGCTCGATGATCGGAGGGCTCGTCGCCCTGAAGATCGACCCGGCACTGATGAAGCAGCTCGGCCACGGCCGGCAGACCGTGCTCGTCACCGGGACGAACGGCAAGTCCACGACGACCCGCATGACGGCCGCCGCTCTCGAGACGATCGATTCGGTCGTCACCCAGGCTGATGGCGCGAACATGGACGCCGGGATCGTCGCCGCCCTCGCCACCGACCTCCGCGCGCCGCTCGCCGCGATCGAGGTCGACGAACTCCACACCCCGCACGTCGCCGACGCCCTCGAACCCCGGGCGATCGTGCTGCTCAATCTCAGCCGCGACCAGCTCGACCGGGTCGGTGAGATCAACATGATCGAGCGGAAGCTGCGCGAGGGCCTGAAGCGGCATCCCGACGCCGTGATCGTCGCGAACTGCGACGACGTGCTCGTCACGTCCGCCGCCTACGACAACCCGAACGTCGTGTGGGTCGCCGCCGGCGCCGGCTGGGCCAACGACTCGGTGAGTTGCCCGCGCTCGGGCGAACCGATCGTCCGCGAAGGCGACCACTGGTACAGCACGGGCTCCGATTTCGCGCGCCCGACACCCGACTGGTGGGTCGACGACGAGAACCTCCACGGACCCGACGGCCTCGTCCTGCCGCTGAAGCTCACCCTCCCCGGCCGCGCGAACCGCGGGAACGCCGCCCAGGCGGTTGCGGCCGCCGTGGCCCTCGGCGCCGATCCGGAGAAGGCCGTCGCGGCCGCAGCGGTCGTCGAAGAAGTCGCCGGCCGCTACAAGACGGTGCAGGTCGGGCCGCATTCGGTGCACATGCTGCTGGCGAAGAACCCCGCCGGCTGGCAGGAGGCCCTGTCGATGATCGACCCGACCGTCGACGGTCTGGTCATCGCCGTCAACGGCCAGGTGCCGGACGGTGAGGACCTGTCGTGGCTGTGGGACGTGCGGTTCGAACACTTCGAAGGCGTGCAGGTCGTCGCGGCAGGCGAACGCGGCACCGACCTCGCGGTGCGTCTGACCTATGCGGGGGTCGAGCACACGCTGGTGCCGGATCCCCTGAAGGCCATCGCCTCGTGCCCTCCCGGCCGTGTGGAGGTGCTCGCCAACTACACCGCGTTCCGCGATCTCAACACCGCCATCGCCAGGAGAGCTGCCCATGTCTGA
- a CDS encoding type 1 glutamine amidotransferase — translation MSESTVRIGLVLPDVMGTYGDGGNALVLRQRLRMRGHDAEVVEIGLNDPVPESLDLYTLGGAEDAAQRLATRHLQRYPGLQRAAERGAPVLAICAAIQVLGHWYETSSGERVDGVGILDATTSPQQTRAIGEIVIRPTLAGLTQPLTGFENHRGGTTLGSDATGLGRVDRGVGNGVGDGLEGAVQGSVIGTYLHGPVLARNPELADHLLMRALGMDSLPPLDLPEVDLLRQERLRA, via the coding sequence ATGTCTGAGTCGACCGTCCGCATCGGACTCGTCCTGCCCGACGTGATGGGCACCTACGGCGACGGCGGCAACGCCCTGGTGCTGCGCCAGCGACTGCGGATGCGCGGTCACGACGCCGAGGTCGTCGAGATCGGATTGAACGATCCCGTCCCGGAGTCCCTCGACCTCTACACCCTCGGCGGCGCTGAGGACGCAGCGCAGCGACTGGCCACGCGGCACCTGCAGCGCTACCCGGGACTGCAGCGTGCAGCCGAGCGCGGAGCGCCGGTGCTCGCGATCTGCGCCGCGATCCAGGTGCTCGGCCACTGGTACGAGACGTCCTCCGGCGAACGTGTCGACGGCGTCGGGATCCTCGACGCGACCACCTCGCCGCAGCAGACCCGCGCGATCGGCGAGATCGTCATCCGGCCCACCCTCGCCGGCCTCACCCAGCCGCTGACCGGCTTCGAGAACCACCGCGGCGGAACGACCCTCGGCTCCGATGCCACCGGGCTCGGCCGCGTCGACCGCGGTGTCGGCAACGGCGTGGGTGACGGACTCGAAGGTGCCGTGCAGGGCTCGGTGATCGGCACGTATCTGCACGGTCCGGTGCTCGCCCGCAATCCCGAACTCGCCGATCATCTCCTGATGCGCGCTCTGGGCATGGACTCGCTGCCGCCGCTGGACCTTCCCGAAGTCGATCTGCTGCGGCAGGAACGGTTGCGCGCCTGA
- a CDS encoding alpha/beta fold hydrolase codes for MRERITTVERDGLRFDIRDDGPIDGEPIVLLHGFPQDSRSWDAVAPRLHAAGYRTFAPDQRGYSPGARPRRRRDYRLRHLVDDVAALIDVVPSKNVHVVGHDWGAIVAWGLATRRAELVRTVTAVSVPHPAAFLRAFGTSLQLLRSWYMLAFQIPWIPEILLSNEAVGRSVLRRTGQPVEAAERDAARMADPGAVRGGVNWYRAVPFVDPRAALEPVRVPTLMVWSDGDVAIGPAGVDATHRYVSGPYRVETLAGVSHWIPDEEPEELARLVLEHVAAHG; via the coding sequence ATGAGGGAGCGCATCACAACCGTCGAGAGGGACGGACTCCGGTTCGACATCCGAGATGACGGACCGATCGACGGGGAACCCATCGTTCTCCTCCACGGATTCCCGCAGGACTCCCGATCCTGGGACGCGGTCGCGCCGCGCCTGCATGCTGCGGGATATCGCACCTTCGCACCCGATCAGCGTGGATACTCGCCCGGCGCGCGGCCTCGTCGGCGTCGGGACTACCGCCTCCGGCACCTCGTGGACGACGTCGCTGCACTCATCGACGTGGTGCCGAGCAAGAACGTGCACGTCGTCGGGCACGACTGGGGAGCGATCGTCGCGTGGGGTCTGGCCACCCGCCGTGCCGAACTGGTCCGGACCGTAACAGCGGTGTCCGTCCCGCATCCCGCTGCCTTCCTGCGCGCCTTCGGCACGAGTCTGCAACTACTGCGTTCGTGGTACATGCTCGCCTTCCAGATCCCCTGGATACCGGAGATCCTGCTGAGCAACGAAGCCGTCGGTCGCTCGGTGCTGCGGCGGACGGGGCAACCCGTCGAGGCTGCCGAGCGGGATGCGGCGCGCATGGCCGACCCAGGCGCCGTCCGCGGTGGTGTGAACTGGTATCGCGCCGTGCCTTTCGTGGATCCGAGAGCGGCCCTCGAACCTGTCCGCGTGCCCACTCTCATGGTGTGGAGCGACGGGGACGTCGCCATCGGACCCGCCGGGGTCGACGCGACCCACCGCTACGTCTCCGGCCCGTACCGGGTAGAGACACTCGCGGGGGTGAGCCACTGGATTCCCGACGAGGAACCGGAGGAACTCGCGCGACTGGTCCTCGAGCACGTCGCCGCGCACGGCTGA
- a CDS encoding rhodanese-like domain-containing protein: MTSEKQQIERADRTRDGDPQNVPRPVEGEADRMVVETTWGEVQPLQVATGVTTVGELEVIELLGRGAVLVDTRVPDSRSGVTLPGAANIPHDDIVARKDELDTARTTIVFCNGPQCPQSPDAIRKLIDAGYPASALAYYRGGLHDWATLGYPLASV, translated from the coding sequence GTGACGAGCGAGAAGCAGCAGATCGAGCGCGCCGATCGTACGCGCGACGGCGACCCGCAGAACGTTCCGCGCCCGGTGGAAGGGGAAGCCGACCGCATGGTGGTGGAGACGACCTGGGGTGAGGTGCAGCCACTGCAGGTGGCGACGGGCGTGACGACCGTGGGAGAACTCGAGGTGATCGAGTTGCTCGGCCGGGGTGCCGTGCTCGTCGACACTCGGGTGCCCGATTCCCGGAGCGGAGTGACCCTCCCCGGCGCCGCGAACATCCCGCACGACGACATCGTCGCGAGGAAGGACGAGCTCGATACCGCCCGGACGACGATCGTCTTCTGCAACGGACCCCAGTGCCCTCAGTCGCCCGACGCGATCCGGAAGCTGATCGACGCGGGATATCCCGCGTCCGCGCTCGCCTACTACCGCGGAGGCCTGCACGATTGGGCGACTCTGGGATACCCCCTCGCTTCGGTCTGA
- a CDS encoding TetR/AcrR family transcriptional regulator — translation MARRRGWGGSPPAGDEEASQRIVAAAVDLIDRTGAEISIADVAQSLGVIRQTVYRYFPSADALMRAAAIASVEGFLDRLTRRVAGLGDPVEAMTEGVVYTLAEVRRTPHLGILLSSTYSNPHPEALASEEAWMFGMAMITRFDVDWESYGYDDASLAELVEYVLRTMQSFFVSPGTPPRSDDDLRRYLRRWMGSAILAQREWGSKNPDPTPGTAGAARSDRSPVESGS, via the coding sequence GTGGCACGCAGACGTGGGTGGGGTGGGAGTCCTCCCGCCGGCGACGAAGAAGCGTCGCAGCGGATCGTTGCTGCTGCGGTCGACCTGATCGACCGGACCGGTGCGGAGATCAGCATCGCCGACGTCGCGCAGTCGCTCGGGGTGATCCGCCAGACGGTCTACCGCTACTTCCCGAGCGCCGACGCGCTGATGCGTGCGGCGGCCATCGCATCGGTCGAAGGATTCCTGGACCGGCTGACCCGGCGGGTCGCGGGGCTCGGCGACCCGGTCGAGGCCATGACCGAGGGCGTGGTCTACACGCTCGCGGAGGTGCGTCGCACCCCGCATCTCGGCATCCTGCTGTCGAGCACCTATTCGAACCCGCACCCCGAGGCACTGGCCTCGGAGGAGGCGTGGATGTTCGGCATGGCGATGATCACGCGATTCGACGTGGACTGGGAGAGCTACGGCTACGACGACGCCTCCCTCGCCGAGCTGGTGGAGTACGTGCTGCGCACCATGCAGTCGTTCTTCGTCTCGCCGGGAACCCCGCCGCGCTCCGACGACGACCTGCGTCGCTACCTGCGCCGCTGGATGGGATCGGCGATCCTTGCCCAGCGGGAGTGGGGGTCGAAGAATCCGGATCCGACGCCGGGCACCGCAGGGGCCGCGAGGAGCGACCGCTCTCCCGTAGAGTCCGGATCGTGA
- a CDS encoding metal-dependent hydrolase yields the protein MTNLQVRKMRFAFADYDVPFLWNEENPAFSSMANAVSFLAIGFEKMIVNMIREITPRITDPGVLEEANAFMYQEGQHSTAHRQHVKGLIKSYPGLQETLDDVVGAFDKLTAETSAEYRLAYTADLEATFTPVFKLMLDNDAALFRPGDDRVASLFIWHFVEEVEHRSSALIIFDAVVGSDLYRMRQAPSVFKHVLDVIAIACEGFNKHVPLEERKIDAMSMFASYRRKQNLRRRLPFLQYEDHGPMPRAFDVLPLGEQLVSLVGIIRSQMPKHNPDHEKLPALADVWFRRFDEGYDVSHWYTAETVGGRKN from the coding sequence ATGACGAACCTGCAGGTCCGCAAGATGCGTTTCGCATTCGCGGATTACGACGTGCCGTTCCTGTGGAACGAGGAGAATCCGGCTTTCTCGAGCATGGCCAACGCCGTCTCGTTCCTCGCGATCGGCTTCGAGAAGATGATCGTGAACATGATCCGCGAGATCACTCCTCGCATCACCGATCCCGGTGTCCTCGAAGAGGCCAACGCCTTCATGTACCAGGAGGGCCAGCATTCGACCGCCCACCGGCAGCATGTGAAAGGCCTGATCAAGAGTTATCCCGGCCTGCAGGAGACGCTCGACGACGTCGTCGGCGCGTTCGACAAGCTCACCGCCGAAACCTCCGCCGAATACCGGCTCGCGTACACCGCAGACCTCGAGGCGACCTTCACGCCCGTCTTCAAGCTCATGCTCGACAACGACGCGGCACTCTTCCGCCCCGGCGACGATCGGGTGGCCTCGTTGTTCATCTGGCATTTCGTCGAGGAGGTCGAGCATCGCAGTTCGGCGCTCATCATCTTCGACGCGGTGGTCGGCAGCGATCTGTACCGCATGCGGCAGGCACCGTCGGTGTTCAAGCACGTGCTCGACGTCATCGCCATCGCATGTGAGGGTTTCAACAAACACGTGCCCCTGGAGGAACGGAAGATCGACGCGATGTCGATGTTCGCCTCGTACCGCCGTAAGCAGAACCTGCGACGGAGGTTGCCGTTCCTGCAGTACGAGGATCACGGCCCCATGCCGCGCGCCTTCGACGTCCTGCCGCTCGGCGAACAACTCGTCTCGCTGGTGGGCATCATCCGCAGCCAGATGCCCAAGCACAATCCCGACCATGAGAAGCTGCCGGCCCTCGCCGACGTGTGGTTCCGACGATTCGACGAAGGCTACGACGTCTCGCACTGGTACACGGCGGAAACCGTGGGTGGAAGGAAGAATTGA
- the fadD5 gene encoding fatty-acid--CoA ligase FadD5, giving the protein MVPPSVVSEAVGTDATRFRSNNWNNQVARHALMIPDRTAFRFRGETITWSQLNTRVEKLADALSRRGIGFGDRVIILMLNRPEYVEIVLAANALGAIAVPVNFRLTAPEVAFLVADSGAKAIVAEGPLVPLAAAARGQAEGIELSITVGADPEGDALGYEALVAEEGEPHAAVEIPNNTPALIMYTSGTTGRPKGAVLTHSNLEAQSLTCIRAFRLFDESGIGFCASPMFHIAALGSIAPSLMLGTPTVIHPVGAFDPEELLDVLEAENVTSLFLVPVQWQAMCAAQRAKPRKLKLRNISWGAAPSSDTILRAMAETFPDAFNVAVFGQTEMSPITCVLDGDDAIRKLGSVGRVIPTIQARVVDDEMNDVAPGEVGEIVYRGPTMMREYWNNATATSEAFYGGWFHSGDLVRMDEEGFVYVVDRKKDMIISGGENIYCAEVENVLFGHPKVLEAAVIGRPDSKWGEVPVAVVALKPGNDDLTLDELQPYLNEHLARYKHPKEVVIVDALPRNASGKVIKGELRGGLPAVTQG; this is encoded by the coding sequence ATGGTTCCCCCCTCTGTCGTTTCCGAAGCGGTCGGTACCGACGCGACCCGCTTCCGTAGCAACAACTGGAACAATCAGGTGGCGCGCCACGCCCTGATGATTCCCGATCGCACGGCCTTCCGATTCCGCGGCGAGACCATCACCTGGTCGCAGCTGAACACGCGGGTCGAGAAGCTCGCCGATGCGCTCTCGCGTCGCGGCATCGGCTTCGGCGACCGCGTCATCATCCTCATGCTCAACCGTCCGGAGTACGTCGAGATCGTGCTCGCCGCCAACGCTCTCGGTGCCATCGCGGTGCCGGTGAACTTCCGCCTCACCGCTCCCGAGGTGGCCTTCCTCGTGGCGGATTCCGGCGCGAAGGCGATCGTCGCAGAGGGGCCGCTCGTCCCGCTCGCCGCCGCCGCACGTGGCCAGGCCGAAGGTATCGAGCTGTCCATCACGGTGGGGGCCGACCCGGAAGGCGACGCACTCGGGTACGAGGCTCTGGTCGCCGAAGAGGGCGAACCGCACGCGGCCGTGGAGATCCCGAACAACACTCCCGCGCTCATCATGTACACCTCGGGCACCACGGGCCGGCCCAAGGGTGCGGTCCTCACGCATTCCAACCTGGAAGCCCAGTCGCTCACCTGCATCCGGGCCTTCCGCTTGTTCGACGAGTCGGGCATCGGCTTCTGCGCGTCACCGATGTTCCACATCGCGGCGCTCGGTTCGATCGCCCCCAGCCTGATGCTGGGCACGCCCACCGTCATCCACCCGGTCGGTGCGTTCGATCCCGAAGAACTGCTCGACGTCCTCGAGGCCGAGAACGTCACCAGCCTGTTCCTCGTGCCGGTGCAGTGGCAGGCCATGTGTGCGGCGCAGCGGGCGAAACCACGGAAACTGAAACTGCGCAACATCTCCTGGGGTGCCGCGCCGAGTTCCGACACGATCCTGCGTGCGATGGCGGAGACCTTCCCCGATGCCTTCAACGTGGCGGTCTTCGGCCAGACCGAGATGTCGCCCATCACCTGCGTCCTCGACGGCGACGACGCCATCCGCAAGCTCGGCTCCGTGGGCCGGGTCATCCCCACCATCCAGGCACGTGTCGTCGACGACGAGATGAACGACGTCGCCCCCGGTGAGGTCGGCGAGATCGTCTACCGCGGCCCGACCATGATGCGCGAGTACTGGAACAACGCCACCGCCACGAGCGAGGCGTTCTACGGCGGATGGTTCCACTCCGGCGACCTCGTGCGCATGGACGAGGAGGGCTTCGTCTACGTCGTCGACCGCAAGAAGGACATGATCATCTCGGGCGGCGAGAACATCTACTGTGCCGAGGTCGAGAACGTCCTCTTCGGGCATCCCAAGGTGCTCGAGGCCGCGGTCATCGGTCGCCCGGACTCGAAGTGGGGCGAGGTGCCCGTCGCCGTCGTCGCGCTCAAGCCCGGCAACGACGACCTCACCCTCGACGAGCTGCAGCCGTACCTGAACGAGCACCTCGCGCGGTACAAGCACCCCAAGGAGGTCGTGATCGTCGACGCCCTGCCGCGCAACGCGAGCGGCAAGGTCATCAAGGGTGAGCTTCGCGGCGGTCTTCCCGCAGTCACCCAGGGCTGA
- a CDS encoding enoyl-CoA hydratase has product MTSTTTQSLRSELADGILRLTITRPRRMNAIDLTTMRTLSAAVKAAGDDERVRTIVLTGEGSAFCTGADLAAGAADPQDPGVIMDTANELVRTIASVPVPVIAAVNGPAAGVGVSIALAADLTYAADSAYFLLAFVNIGLMPDGGASLLVPAAIGRARAAEMALLGERVSAQDADRFGLVARTVPDAELAAHVDAVAARTAAGPRRALELTKRALNASTLGELDAALAREKDGQVELLASADFAEGAMAMLEKRPARFA; this is encoded by the coding sequence ATGACCTCGACCACCACCCAGAGCCTGAGATCCGAACTGGCCGACGGAATTCTGCGACTGACCATCACGCGTCCCCGCCGGATGAACGCGATCGACCTGACGACGATGAGGACACTGAGCGCGGCCGTGAAGGCGGCCGGCGACGACGAACGCGTCCGCACCATCGTCCTCACCGGTGAGGGATCGGCGTTCTGCACGGGCGCGGATCTGGCTGCGGGAGCGGCCGATCCGCAGGATCCCGGTGTCATCATGGACACCGCCAACGAACTGGTCCGCACCATCGCGTCCGTCCCGGTTCCCGTCATCGCGGCGGTCAACGGTCCCGCTGCGGGTGTCGGTGTCTCGATCGCCCTCGCGGCCGATCTCACCTACGCGGCCGACAGCGCCTACTTCCTGCTCGCCTTCGTGAACATCGGACTGATGCCCGACGGCGGCGCGAGCCTTCTGGTTCCCGCCGCGATCGGTCGTGCCCGCGCCGCCGAGATGGCACTGCTCGGCGAACGGGTGTCCGCACAGGATGCCGACCGGTTCGGGCTCGTCGCCCGCACCGTGCCCGACGCGGAACTCGCAGCACACGTCGACGCTGTCGCGGCCCGGACCGCGGCCGGCCCGCGCCGGGCACTGGAACTGACGAAGCGGGCCCTCAACGCCTCGACGCTGGGCGAGCTCGACGCGGCGCTGGCACGCGAGAAGGACGGTCAGGTCGAACTCCTCGCCTCCGCCGACTTCGCGGAGGGTGCCATGGCGATGCTGGAGAAGCGTCCCGCCCGCTTCGCCTGA
- a CDS encoding NAD(P)H-dependent flavin oxidoreductase encodes MRTRFTEIFGVEHPIVQGGMMWVGRAELVAAVAEAGALGFITALTQPTPEDLVREIERTRELTDKPFGVNLTILPSINPPPYAEYRQAIIDSGVKIVETAGFNPADHLPHFKDAGIKVIHKCTSVRHAVKAERIGVDAVSIDGFECAGHPGEDDVPGLILIPAATSKLSIPVIASGGIADSRGLVAALALGADGVNMGTRFMCTVESPVAHEVKEQIVRNTELDTELIFRTLRNTARVATNAVSEEVVEIESRGAEFGDIAHLVAGARGRKVFEDGDLDAGIWTAGQSQGLIHDIPTVGELVERMVAEAEAIITGRLNDIVGADRAVRA; translated from the coding sequence GTGAGAACCCGATTCACCGAGATTTTCGGGGTGGAGCATCCCATCGTCCAGGGCGGCATGATGTGGGTCGGCCGCGCCGAACTCGTGGCCGCCGTGGCGGAGGCGGGGGCGCTCGGCTTCATCACCGCACTGACCCAGCCCACTCCGGAGGATCTCGTACGCGAGATCGAACGGACGCGCGAACTCACCGACAAGCCGTTCGGCGTCAACCTCACGATCCTGCCCTCGATCAACCCACCGCCGTACGCCGAGTACCGCCAGGCGATCATCGATTCCGGCGTGAAGATCGTCGAGACCGCCGGCTTCAACCCGGCCGATCACCTGCCGCACTTCAAGGACGCCGGCATCAAGGTGATCCACAAGTGCACGAGCGTGCGGCACGCGGTCAAGGCCGAGCGCATCGGCGTGGACGCTGTGAGCATCGACGGCTTCGAGTGCGCCGGACATCCCGGTGAGGACGACGTCCCCGGCCTGATCCTCATCCCCGCCGCGACGAGCAAGCTCAGCATCCCCGTGATCGCGTCGGGCGGCATCGCCGATTCCCGCGGACTCGTGGCGGCGCTCGCGCTCGGTGCGGACGGCGTCAACATGGGCACCCGCTTCATGTGCACGGTCGAATCGCCCGTGGCCCACGAGGTCAAAGAGCAGATCGTCCGCAACACCGAGCTCGACACCGAGCTCATCTTCCGCACCTTGCGTAACACCGCTCGTGTCGCCACCAACGCGGTGAGCGAAGAGGTTGTCGAGATCGAGTCGCGCGGAGCCGAATTCGGCGACATCGCCCACCTTGTCGCCGGTGCCCGGGGCCGCAAGGTGTTCGAGGACGGGGATCTCGACGCCGGCATCTGGACGGCCGGGCAGAGCCAGGGTCTCATCCACGACATCCCGACCGTCGGCGAACTGGTCGAACGCATGGTCGCGGAGGCGGAGGCCATCATCACGGGCCGTCTGAACGACATCGTCGGTGCCGACCGGGCGGTGCGCGCATGA
- a CDS encoding TetR/AcrR family transcriptional regulator: MPEQAQVGARTAAKADTPTPTVRRRPKNRKAQIATVAAEAFSERGYHGVSIDEIATAVGISGPALYRHFPNKYALFHHAVVTLADALEAALAEFDEEGGANGAVLDAAEELERKLLALIRTTIENRRTGGLYRWERRYLTGEDRSEILSKMRALNRHLARTIARLRPDLTDDDYVLLSTAMLSVIGSITTHRVPLSTRRLQQLLLDSCTAVAATEPVPDVDEPAPAPESRGLSVANKREVLLQEAVLLFDARGYHEVSIEEIGAAAGINASGVYRHFASKADLLAAAFHRAGDRVAMIIGEALADSTTPAQALEVLTEVYVRMSFEQSELMSVYFAEVGNLPAHHRSDLRNIQRLNIEEWARLVGELRPELPAVECRFLVHAALNLVLDTGSLVHFRPTPSRQRRVQQLMLSVLLGSTGSPEATLENTGSPEAAR; this comes from the coding sequence GTGCCCGAACAAGCGCAGGTCGGGGCACGCACAGCCGCGAAGGCCGACACCCCGACCCCCACCGTGCGGCGCCGGCCGAAGAACCGCAAGGCACAGATCGCCACCGTCGCGGCCGAGGCGTTCAGCGAACGCGGCTATCACGGGGTGAGCATCGACGAGATCGCCACTGCTGTGGGCATCTCCGGCCCAGCCCTGTACCGGCATTTCCCGAACAAGTACGCCTTGTTCCACCACGCCGTGGTCACGCTCGCCGACGCCCTCGAGGCAGCTCTCGCGGAGTTCGACGAGGAGGGCGGGGCGAACGGCGCCGTACTCGACGCCGCCGAGGAACTCGAGCGCAAACTTCTCGCGCTCATCCGCACCACGATCGAGAATCGTCGGACGGGTGGGTTGTACCGCTGGGAACGCCGGTACCTCACCGGTGAGGACCGCAGCGAGATCCTCTCGAAGATGCGAGCGCTCAACCGCCACCTCGCCCGGACGATCGCGCGCCTGCGCCCCGATCTCACCGACGACGACTACGTGCTTCTCAGCACGGCGATGCTCAGCGTCATCGGCTCGATCACCACCCACCGCGTCCCGCTGTCCACCCGGCGTCTGCAGCAGCTGCTGCTCGACTCGTGCACTGCGGTCGCGGCCACCGAACCGGTACCCGACGTGGACGAGCCGGCACCGGCGCCCGAGTCCCGCGGACTGTCCGTGGCGAACAAGCGCGAGGTCCTCCTGCAGGAGGCCGTGCTGCTCTTCGACGCCCGGGGCTACCACGAGGTGAGCATCGAGGAGATCGGAGCGGCGGCCGGCATCAATGCGTCCGGTGTCTACCGGCACTTCGCAAGCAAGGCCGATCTGCTCGCGGCCGCCTTCCACCGGGCCGGTGATCGTGTCGCCATGATCATCGGCGAGGCGCTCGCCGACTCGACGACACCCGCGCAGGCCCTCGAGGTCCTCACCGAGGTGTACGTCCGGATGTCGTTCGAGCAGAGCGAACTGATGTCGGTGTATTTCGCCGAGGTCGGCAATCTTCCGGCGCACCACCGCAGCGACCTGCGGAACATCCAGCGGCTCAACATCGAGGAGTGGGCCCGGCTGGTCGGCGAGCTCCGTCCCGAGTTGCCCGCAGTCGAATGCCGTTTCCTCGTACATGCTGCGCTCAACCTCGTGCTCGACACCGGCAGCCTCGTGCATTTCCGGCCCACCCCGTCCCGGCAGCGCCGGGTGCAGCAGCTGATGCTCTCGGTGCTCCTCGGAAGCACCGGTTCGCCGGAGGCGACTCTCGAGAACACCGGCTCGCCGGAGGCGGCACGATGA
- a CDS encoding NAD(P)-dependent alcohol dehydrogenase, protein MIRTATAAVLREYGAPLRLETVTVPELRDDEVLVRIHGVGICHTDLTAAAGGVPVPTPVVLGHEGAGVVVEVGSAITGLAVGDPVVLGFDSCRTCRNCARGRHAYCARFAPLNYGGVRGDGTTVLRDADDTPVHGNWFGQSSFSALVVATERNAVRLPADVPVALAGPLGCGLATGAGTVLRVLRPESGSSIVVFGLGAVGMAAVMAARIAKCGTIIGVDPNPRRHDLARRLGATEALSSADHDDLGRHLRRLTGGGADYAVESVGTESVIRQALSSLTSPGVCATLGLRAGRNPVSIDQTHLLSGRTLTGVIEGDADPHRFLPELAALWRDGRFPVDELVQTFDFTKLDDALAAVTSGEVVKAVLTFDIQGNT, encoded by the coding sequence ATGATCCGCACCGCGACCGCGGCGGTACTCCGCGAGTACGGTGCGCCGCTGCGACTCGAAACCGTCACCGTGCCCGAACTGCGCGACGACGAAGTGCTCGTAAGGATCCACGGGGTCGGCATCTGCCACACCGATCTCACCGCCGCTGCGGGAGGCGTCCCCGTCCCGACGCCCGTCGTATTGGGCCACGAAGGAGCAGGAGTCGTCGTCGAAGTGGGGTCGGCGATCACCGGTCTCGCGGTCGGCGACCCGGTAGTCCTCGGATTCGACTCGTGCCGCACGTGCCGCAACTGCGCACGAGGACGACACGCCTACTGCGCACGGTTCGCCCCGCTCAACTACGGCGGTGTGCGCGGCGACGGCACTACCGTGCTCCGCGACGCCGACGACACCCCGGTCCACGGCAACTGGTTCGGGCAGTCCTCGTTCTCTGCGCTCGTCGTGGCCACCGAACGCAATGCCGTGCGCCTGCCGGCCGACGTTCCGGTGGCGCTCGCCGGCCCGCTGGGTTGCGGTCTCGCGACCGGCGCCGGAACGGTACTGCGCGTGCTGCGTCCCGAATCCGGCTCGTCGATCGTCGTCTTCGGCCTCGGCGCCGTCGGCATGGCCGCGGTCATGGCCGCACGTATCGCCAAGTGCGGCACCATCATCGGAGTCGATCCCAATCCCCGTCGGCACGATCTGGCGCGCAGACTCGGCGCCACCGAGGCGCTCTCCTCTGCCGACCACGACGACCTCGGGCGTCACCTCCGTCGCCTCACCGGCGGTGGTGCCGATTACGCGGTGGAGTCCGTGGGCACCGAATCCGTGATCCGGCAGGCACTGTCGTCCCTCACCAGTCCCGGTGTCTGCGCCACGCTCGGATTGCGCGCCGGCCGCAATCCCGTCTCGATCGACCAGACCCACCTGCTGTCCGGGCGCACCCTGACCGGAGTCATCGAGGGTGACGCCGACCCCCACCGGTTCCTTCCCGAACTGGCCGCACTGTGGCGCGACGGACGCTTCCCCGTCGACGAACTCGTGCAGACCTTCGATTTCACGAAACTCGACGACGCGCTCGCCGCCGTCACATCCGGCGAGGTCGTCAAGGCAGTACTCACCTTCGACATCCAGGGGAACACATGA